One part of the Bacteroidia bacterium genome encodes these proteins:
- a CDS encoding T9SS type A sorting domain-containing protein, translating to MKYRTSVKFFTLHLLLFLACLSMMPQGLLAATITWTGATDELWERGSNWSGGSVPGSGDDVVIPSVGNGNYPEISDTRNAKSVVIRSGADLVILNAGRLNINGASGNGLDVSGSFTNAGLLYINNVGGSGIDLNTNGTNVTLRGKTYIGNTGNIGNHGIFINRGSLTIRDYNDALYVGTTILTIDRTADLGIYNFGGSVDIDEVSAGLFSSRTTVTIGGAGSSSIGEIGVLNAANFDLSDGTLNVRDAASGNAGVVNRFINTSSPRFRVLSGATLNIGSSGNQLPQMGMLNQDELIVNGNLNIENTASYGLNNYDKITVGGSGRITISDIDDDGILNYEEIINNGTINLGATSKPIELNGIRNERLSGTNTLVSFTNNGTLNMKYALDNGIQNSNTADFTNTGNLNIGEIEIGLRGILNQDNGSAFVNNGGTIRVDNCGSQGAVFNNLERTAIIVENASSFTNQGGGVLELGQGDGNILGLGVFVLGTNAVFNNSNGQIKVDQVGFSAIAVEVGNARFSNAANGELIIGQAAGSVGRDGISISGSSCLLENEGMIKIDECSDNGIFADGPFLNKGTGKVWIGQNTGNISEYGLFVQDGVSFTNQGNSELLIDNVGNDGIYLNRFNPSFINQGNAKTIIGKNGPIGGATHAAIESNNSTFQNIGCAELRIYDFIKNTGSFTNAGYLAINTANAHTNSGTITNNGVLQYSQTNPIPGLVNNDMLIFLNNSGACTLTNVFQTGAANNFSRNGNTWYADEALSVAAGTYNPTNNNFSLSNYPEGSYLFFEVSGNSCTFLIQLEYELAVPNSGSLTWTGESSAAWNEACNWLPIKVPASGDKVIIPVSTTYPLISNGVSSTIESLDIDPNAQLSINYGGVLNIDGALGVGARIEGVLNNSGTLSIDNTTGPGIFLSGSTAKLISNGDVLIGQNGSALNIGNHGIALGGFSELRFTDDGTDDTPTLLIDNCSQRGITVDGGNLNINDVSSAAEIVIRIGALGVNSISGNGIHLSSISNLNNDGGEIYIDHVATGLRLNTITTSFSNTNGGKLEIGGSGNTISQNGIFTAGSLNNTSGEIIISNTNFPALYRSSNTISNSGGTMRINGRLFGITSLDGTIAPGNSPGKLESPNNLNISSATLEIEIDGTTQGVDYDWLDVTGTATLGGTLKPVINFVPTTGDRIVFLTATTISGTFSSTNPALPAGWGLDYSIPGEVSLLYNPAIFPVEFLEFEAKIVGQSSQLNWATAKELNNDGFEVEHRTESSDWGKIGFVKGLGTTDQISSYEYQHADPQKGMNYYRLKQIDLDGNFEYSPSIELNFSPIGVGLILYPNPASERVNIKLLDSFSRGKLQVFDLKGQLVFQTVLDKNQSSTSLETQTWGAGAYQLLLQLDNKLYSRKFLISQ from the coding sequence ATGAAATATCGGACATCTGTTAAATTTTTCACCCTCCATTTACTTCTTTTTCTGGCCTGTTTAAGTATGATGCCGCAAGGCTTGCTGGCAGCCACCATAACCTGGACCGGGGCTACTGATGAGCTCTGGGAAAGAGGCTCCAATTGGTCGGGCGGATCCGTTCCGGGATCTGGAGATGATGTTGTCATTCCCTCCGTAGGGAATGGAAATTATCCTGAGATTAGTGATACCCGCAACGCGAAATCGGTTGTTATTAGAAGCGGCGCTGATTTGGTTATCCTGAATGCGGGCAGGCTAAACATTAATGGAGCAAGTGGGAATGGATTGGATGTGAGTGGAAGCTTTACAAATGCAGGCTTGCTTTACATCAACAATGTTGGAGGATCGGGCATTGATTTAAATACCAATGGAACCAATGTGACCTTAAGGGGGAAAACCTACATCGGAAATACGGGTAACATTGGTAATCACGGAATATTTATAAATCGAGGGAGTTTAACCATTCGTGATTATAATGACGCTTTATATGTTGGCACCACCATCCTTACCATAGATAGAACCGCTGATTTGGGTATCTATAACTTTGGGGGGAGTGTAGATATAGACGAAGTAAGTGCAGGCCTTTTTAGCTCGCGGACTACTGTTACAATTGGAGGAGCAGGTTCAAGCTCGATCGGAGAGATAGGAGTCTTGAATGCTGCAAACTTTGATTTAAGTGATGGAACCTTAAATGTAAGAGATGCTGCTAGTGGGAATGCGGGAGTTGTCAACCGTTTTATTAATACTTCTTCTCCCAGATTCAGAGTCTTGTCAGGAGCGACCTTAAACATTGGAAGCAGTGGCAATCAGCTCCCTCAGATGGGGATGCTTAATCAAGACGAATTAATCGTTAATGGGAACTTGAACATAGAAAATACTGCTTCCTACGGATTGAATAATTACGATAAAATAACCGTAGGAGGGAGTGGGAGAATCACTATCTCGGACATTGATGATGATGGGATTTTGAATTATGAAGAGATCATCAACAACGGAACGATTAATCTGGGAGCAACCTCTAAACCTATTGAGTTAAATGGCATCAGAAATGAAAGACTGAGCGGAACAAATACCCTCGTTTCTTTTACCAATAACGGGACCCTCAATATGAAGTACGCCCTGGATAATGGAATCCAGAACTCGAATACAGCAGACTTTACCAATACCGGTAATCTGAATATAGGGGAAATTGAAATCGGCCTCAGGGGGATTCTGAATCAAGACAACGGATCGGCTTTTGTAAATAATGGGGGTACCATTCGGGTTGATAATTGTGGTAGTCAGGGGGCAGTTTTTAACAACCTGGAAAGAACAGCTATTATTGTAGAAAATGCCTCCAGTTTTACCAATCAGGGGGGAGGTGTTCTTGAGCTGGGACAGGGCGACGGTAATATATTAGGGCTAGGTGTATTTGTATTGGGCACCAATGCTGTCTTCAACAATTCAAATGGACAGATTAAAGTGGACCAGGTGGGTTTCTCTGCCATCGCTGTTGAGGTTGGAAATGCTCGGTTTAGCAATGCAGCAAATGGGGAGCTTATCATCGGTCAAGCTGCAGGAAGTGTAGGGAGAGATGGCATTAGTATATCAGGTTCATCCTGCCTTCTTGAAAATGAAGGGATGATAAAAATCGATGAATGCTCGGACAATGGAATTTTTGCAGACGGCCCCTTTCTGAATAAAGGAACAGGGAAAGTATGGATTGGTCAGAATACAGGCAATATCAGTGAATATGGGCTATTCGTTCAGGACGGTGTTTCTTTTACTAACCAGGGAAATTCAGAGCTCTTAATCGATAATGTAGGAAATGATGGGATTTACTTAAACCGATTTAATCCTTCCTTTATCAATCAGGGCAATGCAAAAACCATCATCGGGAAAAACGGACCCATCGGAGGAGCGACCCATGCAGCTATTGAATCCAATAACAGTACTTTTCAAAATATTGGCTGTGCGGAATTGAGAATCTACGACTTCATCAAGAATACGGGAAGCTTTACTAATGCAGGATATTTGGCCATAAACACCGCCAATGCCCATACAAATTCCGGGACCATCACCAATAATGGGGTATTGCAATACAGCCAGACCAATCCCATTCCCGGCCTGGTCAACAACGATATGCTGATTTTTCTGAATAATTCAGGTGCTTGTACCCTCACCAATGTTTTTCAAACGGGCGCTGCCAATAATTTCAGTAGGAACGGAAATACCTGGTATGCAGACGAAGCGCTTAGCGTAGCTGCAGGAACCTACAATCCTACCAACAATAACTTTAGCTTATCCAATTACCCGGAAGGTTCTTACCTCTTTTTCGAAGTCAGTGGAAATAGCTGCACCTTCCTGATTCAGTTGGAGTATGAGCTGGCTGTTCCCAATTCCGGTAGCCTGACCTGGACGGGTGAAAGCTCTGCAGCATGGAACGAGGCTTGCAACTGGTTGCCGATAAAAGTACCTGCATCTGGAGACAAAGTCATCATTCCCGTTTCTACTACTTATCCCCTGATCTCGAATGGAGTTTCTTCTACGATTGAGTCCCTCGACATTGATCCCAATGCACAGTTGAGCATCAATTATGGTGGAGTATTGAATATAGATGGAGCATTAGGAGTTGGTGCCAGAATTGAAGGGGTCTTGAATAATAGTGGAACCTTGTCCATCGATAACACCACGGGTCCTGGAATCTTCCTTTCAGGTTCTACGGCCAAACTTATTTCCAATGGAGATGTCCTGATCGGGCAAAATGGGAGTGCATTAAACATTGGAAATCATGGAATTGCGCTTGGAGGTTTCTCCGAGCTTAGGTTTACAGATGATGGGACAGATGATACGCCTACTTTATTGATTGACAATTGCAGCCAGCGTGGAATTACAGTGGATGGAGGAAATCTGAATATCAATGATGTATCCTCTGCAGCTGAAATTGTAATCCGGATAGGTGCATTGGGAGTCAATTCCATTAGTGGAAACGGTATCCATTTAAGCAGTATATCAAACCTTAACAATGATGGAGGCGAAATCTACATCGATCATGTGGCTACCGGCTTACGCCTGAATACCATTACCACCAGTTTTTCCAACACCAATGGAGGTAAATTAGAAATCGGAGGCTCGGGAAATACCATTTCTCAAAACGGTATCTTCACAGCTGGGAGCCTTAACAATACATCTGGAGAAATCATTATTTCCAATACCAATTTTCCTGCCCTGTACAGAAGTTCTAATACAATAAGTAATTCAGGAGGGACTATGCGGATAAACGGAAGACTCTTTGGAATTACAAGTCTTGACGGAACCATCGCCCCTGGCAATTCTCCTGGTAAATTGGAATCACCCAATAATCTCAACATTTCTTCTGCTACCCTGGAGATCGAAATTGACGGAACAACACAGGGAGTAGATTATGACTGGCTTGATGTTACCGGAACCGCTACTCTTGGAGGGACCTTAAAACCCGTGATCAACTTTGTCCCAACTACTGGGGATCGCATCGTATTCCTTACAGCTACAACCATTAGCGGTACATTTAGTTCAACCAATCCTGCGCTTCCTGCTGGTTGGGGATTGGATTACTCAATTCCGGGAGAAGTATCCCTGCTCTACAATCCTGCCATCTTCCCCGTAGAATTTCTGGAATTTGAGGCCAAAATTGTAGGACAAAGCTCGCAGCTGAATTGGGCAACAGCTAAGGAACTGAACAATGATGGATTTGAAGTTGAACACAGGACCGAAAGCAGCGACTGGGGAAAGATCGGATTTGTAAAAGGTCTGGGTACTACCGACCAAATCAGTAGCTACGAGTACCAGCACGCAGACCCTCAAAAAGGCATGAATTACTACCGCCTGAAGCAAATTGATCTTGATGGTAATTTTGAATACTCTCCCTCAATCGAACTAAACTTCTCTCCAATTGGAGTGGGATTGATCCTCTATCCTAATCCGGCTTCTGAACGAGTAAATATTAAGCTTTTGGATTCATTTTCCAGAGGGAAATTGCAAGTCTTTGATCTTAAGGGGCAGCTCGTATTCCAAACCGTATTGGACAAGAATCAATCCAGTACTTCTTTGGAAACTCAGACTTGGGGTGCTGGTGCTTACCAGTTGCTGCTACAACTCGACAACAAATTATATTCAAGGAAATTCTTGATTTCTCAGTAA
- a CDS encoding class I SAM-dependent methyltransferase, whose product MKEGLNKGIHALGLSQKWHRQNYGLIGNAANRKRLQILEELLLEPTFHLVKEEITSRKKDSLRLLHWNCGLGELSLKIADKFRGKLEVVGIDSNLNNLEIARQHVKGKEGDNLTFHSMHKLSSAELFQFDIVFGQFLLSTHSESQALLRKCKEYLKKGGCLIMQEMNFSQFHCYPTSFAFGQFQELYQSSMKLQGLDPAIGSRMNTLLEELGFTVLKAEVIPPIFLAPHHKQLVSVCLESIGQSILNQKLSIPAELHALVCELQNFEQKCNTMIGLPAIYQSVAQSS is encoded by the coding sequence ATGAAAGAAGGTCTCAATAAAGGAATACATGCATTGGGTTTATCCCAGAAATGGCATAGGCAGAACTACGGACTGATTGGGAATGCTGCAAATCGCAAGCGTTTGCAAATATTGGAAGAGCTTCTGCTTGAGCCGACTTTCCATCTAGTAAAGGAGGAGATAACTAGTAGAAAAAAAGACTCACTCCGACTACTCCACTGGAACTGCGGGCTAGGAGAACTAAGCTTAAAAATTGCCGATAAATTTAGGGGCAAGCTGGAAGTGGTTGGGATCGATAGCAACCTCAATAATTTGGAAATTGCCAGGCAGCATGTAAAGGGAAAAGAAGGAGATAACCTGACTTTCCATTCTATGCATAAGTTATCTTCCGCTGAGCTTTTCCAATTTGATATTGTCTTTGGGCAATTTCTTCTCTCCACTCATTCTGAATCACAAGCCCTCTTAAGAAAGTGCAAAGAATACCTCAAAAAAGGAGGCTGCCTGATCATGCAGGAAATGAACTTTTCTCAATTTCACTGCTATCCTACTTCCTTTGCGTTCGGGCAGTTCCAGGAGCTATACCAAAGCAGTATGAAACTTCAGGGCCTTGATCCGGCAATCGGCAGCCGGATGAATACTTTACTGGAAGAGCTTGGCTTTACCGTCTTAAAGGCTGAAGTAATACCCCCGATTTTTCTCGCACCTCACCACAAACAGCTGGTCTCGGTATGCCTGGAATCGATAGGACAAAGCATCCTTAATCAAAAGCTGAGCATACCCGCAGAACTTCATGCCCTCGTATGTGAGCTTCAAAACTTTGAACAGAAATGTAATACGATGATTGGCTTGCCGGCTATCTATCAGTCGGTGGCCCAGTCATCCTAA
- a CDS encoding response regulator, producing MFNRILLKAFFLLLIACLLPISKVDAQFSTADSLARLLVNEQDLENRVDLTVGLSKALVQTNRDSALNLLDAFVQNERSSIQSRDDKSQVEIWDKLADSYDSQRRPDKAKDLRLWIYKLSGSLEDQEVLANAIFSLGNSYSFLGKADSAELYMQEALEIAKKLDQEILLRNIYNRLGANAGRSRQFSSALEYYNKVLEINLELKDSVDLANSYMQLGGTHMFLGDYPSGLDKLLSSYEILKKQDPRQQKPIVLDMLSSIYETIQDEENNLKYLQLQEESFVEIFGEDDNPMLPLLKGKIAYHKGEYSRSIELLRNSLKILSNRPGFSVYATHRYLGESFLKEEEADSSFYHFQKSLEASVNTFSSVEKMVAHHGMGKAYMLKGNRQAGIAEFTKAYGLAEKTGVIHQQLILSEELYSGLKTTNPSLALQYLENSVLLKDSIFNQEKVLEIGRLESRFAFEQERQALLFEQEQEAQKQSNIRTLLIGTSLFFLLLLIVGLGYFRSKQQANKKLNALNQELSRQKEVVEAQNAKLSELDELKSRFFTNISHEFRTPLTIISGMIEQVKRQPELWLEKGAEMIKQNSQNLLNLVNQILELRKLESEELKPQYIQGDIISYLKYISESFESLARSQGIKLHFLPAQDRINMDYDPEKMLRIVSNLLSNAIKFTANADHEDRHVYLQITTVEAEGKPCLKISVKDTGDGILQEKLPYIFDRFYQVDSSITRKGEGTGIGLSLTRELVRLLKGEIEVESEFGKGANFRILLPITETSQQRTAEIKASPGKMSFEETPQEKEEKKNGLIMAASQDESLPLLLIVEDNPEVRQYLVACLQEDYRLLLAENGQEGIDKAIEQVPDLIVSDVMMPEKDGYQLCNSLKQDERTSHIPIILLTAKADTESKIEGLRKGADAYLAKPFERRELLIRLQKLFELRQKLQIRFLKLNPHEFQLDDDSLQLENEFMSRVNEVILEFMEDEEFGTASLAHKLGMSRAQVHNKIKALTGQPTSHIIRKIRLHKARHLLETTQLNISEIAFQVGFKNHTYFSRLFNEEFKSSPSQLRTQN from the coding sequence ATGTTCAATAGAATACTTCTGAAAGCATTTTTCCTTCTGCTCATAGCCTGCTTGCTGCCGATATCTAAAGTTGATGCCCAGTTTTCGACGGCAGATTCTCTTGCTCGCCTTTTGGTAAATGAGCAGGATTTGGAGAATCGCGTGGACTTGACGGTTGGGCTCTCGAAGGCTCTTGTTCAGACAAATAGAGACAGCGCACTCAATTTGCTTGACGCATTTGTCCAGAACGAAAGAAGTTCAATACAAAGCAGAGATGATAAGAGCCAGGTAGAAATCTGGGACAAACTCGCTGATAGCTACGATTCTCAACGGAGGCCTGATAAAGCAAAAGATTTACGTTTGTGGATTTACAAACTAAGCGGAAGCCTCGAGGATCAGGAAGTGCTTGCAAATGCCATTTTCTCTCTGGGAAATAGTTACTCATTTCTTGGGAAAGCAGATTCTGCTGAATTGTATATGCAAGAGGCTTTAGAGATAGCCAAAAAACTCGACCAGGAAATCCTCTTACGAAATATCTACAATCGTCTGGGAGCAAATGCCGGGCGGTCTCGACAGTTTTCTTCCGCACTTGAATATTACAATAAAGTCCTAGAGATCAACCTCGAACTGAAAGATTCGGTCGATCTGGCGAATTCCTACATGCAACTTGGAGGGACTCATATGTTCTTAGGAGATTATCCCAGTGGGCTTGATAAGTTGCTCAGCAGCTATGAAATCCTGAAGAAACAGGACCCCAGACAACAAAAACCCATAGTGCTGGATATGTTGTCCTCCATTTATGAGACGATCCAGGACGAGGAAAATAATTTGAAATACCTTCAGCTACAGGAAGAATCTTTTGTTGAGATTTTTGGAGAAGACGATAATCCTATGCTTCCCCTTTTGAAGGGAAAAATCGCCTACCATAAAGGAGAATATTCCCGGAGCATTGAATTATTGAGAAATAGCTTGAAAATTCTATCGAATAGGCCGGGGTTTTCGGTATATGCAACGCATAGATATTTAGGTGAATCTTTCTTGAAAGAAGAAGAAGCAGACTCTTCCTTTTACCATTTTCAGAAAAGCCTGGAAGCTTCCGTGAACACTTTTAGTTCTGTTGAAAAAATGGTGGCTCATCATGGAATGGGGAAGGCTTATATGCTAAAAGGGAATCGACAAGCAGGAATCGCTGAATTTACCAAAGCCTATGGGCTCGCGGAGAAAACGGGAGTTATCCATCAGCAGCTGATTCTTTCAGAGGAATTATACAGTGGCTTAAAAACTACTAATCCGAGCTTGGCCTTGCAGTATCTTGAAAATAGCGTCCTTTTGAAGGATTCTATATTTAATCAGGAAAAGGTATTGGAAATCGGCCGCTTGGAATCTCGTTTTGCTTTTGAACAGGAAAGGCAGGCCCTTTTATTTGAACAAGAACAGGAAGCCCAAAAGCAATCGAATATTCGTACTTTGTTGATAGGCACCTCCCTATTCTTCTTACTCTTGCTGATTGTGGGTCTGGGCTACTTTCGTTCCAAGCAGCAAGCAAATAAAAAGCTGAATGCGCTGAATCAGGAGCTTAGCAGGCAAAAGGAAGTAGTGGAAGCCCAGAATGCAAAATTGAGTGAGCTGGACGAATTGAAATCTCGATTCTTTACCAATATTTCTCATGAGTTTAGAACCCCGCTGACGATCATTTCGGGTATGATTGAACAGGTAAAAAGGCAGCCTGAGCTTTGGTTGGAAAAAGGGGCTGAAATGATCAAGCAGAACAGCCAGAATCTGCTCAATTTGGTAAATCAGATTTTGGAACTTCGAAAACTGGAATCCGAGGAACTAAAACCTCAGTACATCCAGGGAGACATTATCTCCTACCTCAAATACATTTCCGAGTCCTTCGAATCTTTGGCACGAAGCCAGGGCATCAAACTTCATTTCCTTCCTGCTCAGGATCGCATAAACATGGATTATGATCCTGAAAAGATGTTGAGGATTGTTTCCAATCTTTTATCAAATGCCATCAAATTCACCGCGAATGCTGACCACGAGGATAGACATGTATACCTGCAAATCACTACAGTGGAAGCAGAAGGGAAACCCTGCTTAAAGATTAGTGTAAAGGATACGGGCGATGGCATCCTTCAGGAAAAGCTCCCCTACATTTTTGATCGATTTTACCAGGTGGATAGTTCCATTACCCGCAAAGGAGAAGGAACAGGTATTGGGCTCTCTCTTACGCGTGAGTTGGTCAGGTTGTTGAAGGGAGAAATTGAAGTTGAGAGTGAGTTTGGGAAAGGAGCCAACTTCAGGATTCTTTTGCCGATTACAGAAACAAGCCAACAGCGTACAGCAGAAATTAAAGCTTCTCCCGGCAAAATGAGTTTTGAAGAAACTCCTCAGGAAAAGGAAGAGAAAAAAAATGGACTCATAATGGCGGCAAGCCAGGACGAATCTTTGCCTTTGTTATTAATAGTTGAGGATAATCCGGAAGTACGGCAATACCTGGTAGCCTGCCTGCAGGAAGACTATCGTTTGCTCTTAGCCGAAAATGGGCAGGAAGGAATCGATAAAGCGATTGAGCAGGTGCCGGATTTGATAGTCAGTGATGTGATGATGCCTGAGAAGGACGGTTACCAACTGTGCAATAGCTTGAAACAGGATGAGCGGACAAGTCATATTCCGATAATCCTCTTGACAGCCAAAGCGGATACAGAATCCAAAATCGAAGGCTTGCGCAAAGGGGCGGATGCCTACCTGGCCAAACCTTTTGAAAGGAGAGAGCTTCTGATCCGTCTGCAAAAACTCTTCGAACTCAGGCAAAAGTTGCAAATCCGTTTTCTCAAATTAAATCCACATGAATTCCAGTTGGATGATGATTCCTTACAGCTTGAGAATGAGTTTATGTCAAGGGTGAATGAAGTCATTTTGGAGTTTATGGAAGATGAAGAATTTGGGACAGCTAGCCTTGCGCATAAATTGGGCATGAGTCGGGCACAGGTCCACAATAAGATCAAAGCCCTGACGGGACAGCCGACTTCTCATATCATCCGAAAAATTCGTTTGCATAAGGCTCGCCATTTGCTGGAAACTACTCAGCTGAATATCTCCGAAATTGCTTTCCAGGTAGGCTTTAAAAACCATACCTATTTCTCTCGCCTCTTCAATGAAGAGTTTAAATCCAGTCCATCCCAGCTACGAACCCAAAATTAA
- a CDS encoding fumarylacetoacetate hydrolase family protein — protein sequence MKAWKMIFVVLCFLAGLLAYYLLRPLSEIPQAANFSCLEMSEGSFISRDSLPQTQKIYGMGLTYSQHLIETASEYDPHAIPPIFRKKLISLASDGDQVKLPSHEELLAGIGELEVEVAQVASADFESIDPMLDYEVELGFVLLEGIDTKQLKDDDFVPKLGYFISNDLSARSLALLGEGSPLRYEYWGISKSYPAFLPLSDEVWIPNSPSSNSIPCIRIETYVNGEQRQSQSTDNMIFTPLQMLRFIHKKYPDAALKAGDMVLTGTPGGVAIATPRALVRLGNLLGFDRYRKLSLKMGGDLSAFLKVGDKVEIRGEGFAPILNEIIEE from the coding sequence ATGAAAGCTTGGAAAATGATTTTTGTCGTCTTATGTTTCCTGGCAGGCCTATTGGCTTATTACCTCCTTCGGCCTTTGTCAGAGATTCCTCAAGCTGCCAATTTTAGCTGCCTTGAAATGAGCGAAGGCAGCTTCATCTCACGAGATAGCCTTCCACAAACTCAGAAAATCTATGGTATGGGCCTGACTTACAGTCAGCACTTGATTGAAACAGCCTCCGAGTATGATCCCCATGCTATCCCACCCATTTTTCGCAAGAAATTAATCAGCCTTGCTAGTGATGGCGATCAGGTAAAACTTCCTTCGCATGAGGAGCTTCTGGCTGGAATTGGAGAATTGGAAGTAGAGGTAGCGCAGGTAGCGTCCGCCGATTTCGAATCCATTGATCCCATGCTTGATTATGAAGTCGAATTGGGATTTGTTTTGCTGGAAGGGATTGATACGAAACAATTGAAAGACGATGACTTTGTTCCGAAACTGGGCTACTTCATTTCCAATGATCTTTCCGCCCGTAGTCTGGCACTGCTGGGAGAAGGAAGTCCCTTACGCTACGAATACTGGGGCATCTCCAAAAGTTATCCGGCATTTCTACCTCTTAGCGATGAAGTTTGGATCCCTAATTCGCCGAGCTCCAATTCCATACCCTGCATTCGTATAGAAACCTATGTCAATGGCGAGCAAAGGCAATCTCAAAGCACTGACAACATGATTTTTACTCCTTTGCAGATGCTTCGTTTTATTCATAAAAAGTACCCGGATGCCGCTTTGAAAGCGGGTGATATGGTGTTGACAGGAACGCCGGGCGGAGTCGCCATCGCCACTCCTCGCGCATTGGTACGATTGGGAAATTTATTGGGCTTTGATCGCTACAGAAAATTGTCCCTAAAAATGGGAGGCGACTTATCTGCTTTCCTGAAAGTAGGCGACAAAGTGGAAATCAGAGGCGAAGGTTTTGCACCTATCCTAAATGAGATTATTGAAGAATAG